In Pseudonocardia sp. DSM 110487, the sequence ACCGGTGTCGGTGAGTCTCGTGGAGGCCGCCACGCTGCCGCTGGCCGGGCTGTCCGCCCTGCAGACGTTGAGGTGGCTGGCAGTGTCGGCGGGTGAACGGCTGCTGATCGCTGGAGCAGCTGGCGCCGTCGGTGGATTGGCTCTGCAGCTCGCCCGGGCACGAGGGGTCCGGGTGGACGCTCTGGTCTCCCGCGAAGCCCAACTCGACATCACCAGGAACCACGGCGCCGAGTTCGCTACCACTGACCCGGCCGCACTTGCCGATCGACACTACGACGCCGTCTTCGACACCTTCGGTGCTTTCGTCACCGACGCCGTGGTCGAAGGCGGCCGATACGCCTCGATCGCAACGCAGGCCGGCCCGGTTCCTGATCTGTCCGCGAGGAATGTTCGGACCACGGTCAATCAGGTTCGCGAGGACGGCGCCGGACTACGCGAAGTCGTGAAGCATGTCGATCAGGGTTCGGTGTCCGTCCGCGTCGATTCCACCTTCGGCATCCATGACGTCCGCGCCGCACACCGCCAGTTCGCGGCGGGCGGCCTGAACGGCAAGGTCACGGTGACCTTTTGACAGCTTCTGCCCGACCGTGCTGCTCCGCGATCGCGTACCGAGCATCGAATGTGAGCGCCGTCACGTAGCGCGTTCGATCAGCTTCGCGTCGCCTCCCGGTCCACACCTCAACGGCTCCGCCCAAGGGGTCAACGGACGAGGAGATGACGATGAGCTCCACCACTTACGACTACACCCTGACCCGCGTGCTCGACGCCCCGGTCGAGAACGTGTGGGCGGCCTGGACCCAGCCCGAGCACTACGCGCGGTGGTCCGGCGCGGTGCTGCCCTCGATCTCCCTCGACGTGCGCCCCGGCGGGGCGTGGCGCGCCACGATGGCCACGCCGGACGGCTCGGAGTTCCCGCTGACCGGCACCTACGGCGAGGTCGTCGAGAACGAGCGCCTCGAAGTGATCATGGACCTCCCCGGGGGTGAGTCCACCGTCATGGCCGTGGGCCTCACCGCAGATAACGGCAAGACCCGGATCGTGCTGTCCCAGACGTGCGCCACCGCGGAGGCGCGCGACATGTCCGAGCAGGGGAGCGGGATGCTGCTCGACGGTCTGTCCGCCTACGTCCCCACGATCTCGTAGCGGACGTACCGGCTCATGTCCCGCACCGGCGGCACGAGCTGGGTCAGCCTGCTGACGATCGCGGAGCCGCGCGGTGCCGCCCCGGGCGGCACCGCTTCCAGCAGGGCGGGGGAGAGGGCGCTGACCGTGTCGGTGCACTGCAGCCTCGGGTTCGACCGCTCGAGCTCGTGCGCGTCATCGATGGCCCAGCGCATGAGCGACGGGCCGAAGCGGCGCTTCAGCATCCAGTTGCTCGTGCGGACGGCGAGCCGGTTGTGCGTGTCCAGAACGACGGCGCCGCTCGGAAAGCGATCGGTGATCCGCCGGAAGAGCGCGTGCCCCTCGGCGGGTTCCAGGTACATGACCAGCCCCTGGGCGACGACCAGAACCGGCCGATCGGTCGGAATCTGCTCCAGCCACTCCGGATCGGTCACTGACGACGCGATCGTCCGGTAGTTCTCGCGCTGCGGGAACAGCTTGCCGCGCGCCTCGATGACAGGGGGCAGGTCGACGTCGAACCAATGCACCTCGGACCCGGGATCGACGCGCCACACCCGCGTGTCGAGCCCGGCGCCGAGGACGAGCACGGTGGCCCGCTCGTGCGCCGCGAGGAACTCCGCGGTCCAGTTGTCGAAGTGCTTCGCGCGTAGCGCGACCTTGGTCCGGACGCTCCTCGGCGATGACAGCCTTGTCCTCATCCACGAGAAGTCGTAGTCGATCTTCTCGAACGCCTCGGCCGCCATCGTGTCGCCGAGGATCGTCGGTTCGATCCGCGCGTCCATGGCGATCCCGTACAGCGTGATCAACGAGGTCTCCATGGCGTCCGGAAACCGGACCTTCACCTGCGACACGTCGCCGGATACCCCGTCGAGCCGTCGCTCAGACCATCGGTTCTACGCGCATGTTGGGTCCCGGGTCGTGCACGCGGTGCGGCCCGGTCGGGGCGTCCTCGTGGCGGGCGTGGGTGTAGAAGCCGAGCTCGTGCCCGTCCGGGTCGTGCAGCATCGGCAGGATCCAGCCCTCGCTGGCGCGGTGCACCCCACCGTGCCGCAACCCGAGCTCGTCGAGGCGAGCGGCGAGCGAGGTGAGGCGGGGGTAGTCCGGCACTCCGATGCCGAAGTAGCCGAAGCCGGCGGCGGCCTCGGCGCGGGCGGGGTCGAGGCGCAAGGCCAGCGGTGGGCCGCCGTCGGGTTGCTCCATCGCCAGCCCGGCGAGCTCGCCCTGCTCCACGAACTCGATGACGACGCGGTAGCCGAGCACCTCCCCGTACCAGTCTGCCGATCGCTGCAGGTCGCGCACCGGGAGTTTCAGGTGATGGATGCCGGCGAGGGTCGGAACGGTCATGACAGGAAGCTCGCTCAACGGACTGGCCGCGCTACGGGCGTGATGCCGGCCTACCTCAGGGGTCCTCGTGCCAGGCCTGATCCCGCAGCATCGGCGGGTGCAGGGCGGTGGCCGGGCCGCGGCGGAACAGCTGCCCCGGCCGCCCGCGTCCGGAGCTGACCTTCGTGCCGGTCGGCACCAGGAAGCCGGGCGTCGAGGTGACCTTGCGGGAGAAGTTGCGTGGGTCGGGAGTGGTGCCCCACACCGCCTCGTACACGCGCCGCAGCTGGGAGATCGTGAATTCAGCCGGGCAGAACGCCGCGGCGAGGGTCGTGTACTCGAGCTTCGCGCGCGCCCGCTCGACGCCGTCGGCGAGGATCTGCTTGTGGTCGAAGGCGAGCGTGCCCGCCTCGTCCACCGGCGCCCAGATGCCTTCGCCGGGTGGCTCGGGGAGGTCGGGCACGAGCGCGAGGTGCCCCACCGTGAGCACCCGGCCGCGCGGGTCCCGGTCCGGGGCGGCGTAGCTCGCGAGCTGTTCCAGGTGGTGGCCGTCGATCGCCAGCCCGATCTCCACGAGCTCCCGGCCTGCGGCGTCGAGGAGATCCTCGCGTCCGCGCACGAAACCGCCGGGGAGGGCGCGCTCGCCTGCGAACGGCTGGGCCGCCCGCTCGCGCAGCAGCACACACAGGACACCGTCCCGCACGGTGAGCACGACCAGGTCCACCGCAACGGCGAACAGGTTGCCGCGCATCGTCCTCCCGACTTATCGTCGGGCTGACGCTACCGGATGTCGATCATCCTCCCGCGCTGCGGGTCCCATATCTCGTCGGAATCAGGAACGCACCTCCTCCACGCGCACCGGGCGGTGCTGCTGCAGGGAGAGCGTGGCGGCCTCTGCGATGAACGCCACCTCCAGTGCGTCCTGCACGGTGCACGGGCTCGATCGGGCGCCCGCGACGACCTCGGTGAACACCGCGAGCTCGGCCCGGAACGCCGCCGCGAGCCGGTCCATGAAGAACGAGTGCGGCGGGCCGGCGGGGAAGGTGACGCCGGGTTCCAGTGAGCGCAGCGGCAGCCCGTCGTCCAGGCCCGCCGCCGCACTGTCCGCGGTCCCGTGCAGTTCCAGCCGCACGTCGTAGCCGCGTGGGTTGCCCCGGCTGTTGGAGACGACGCCGAGCGTGCCGTCGTCGAGCGTGAGGATCGCGGCCGCGGTGTGCAC encodes:
- a CDS encoding NADP-dependent oxidoreductase, with the translated sequence MHGLSSTPGASFGKWDLGHTPESRGSTAWFGVNSDHRVRELFMRAVRIDRFGEPSVLRVDEVPEPEPEDGEVLIRAIATSINPVDDKTREGAIGEGTPPLPMTLGWDLAGVVLDGGTSDFRAGERVIAMSHQLSTGRGTWADIVALRASSVAPAPVSVSLVEAATLPLAGLSALQTLRWLAVSAGERLLIAGAAGAVGGLALQLARARGVRVDALVSREAQLDITRNHGAEFATTDPAALADRHYDAVFDTFGAFVTDAVVEGGRYASIATQAGPVPDLSARNVRTTVNQVREDGAGLREVVKHVDQGSVSVRVDSTFGIHDVRAAHRQFAAGGLNGKVTVTF
- a CDS encoding SRPBCC domain-containing protein; the protein is MSSTTYDYTLTRVLDAPVENVWAAWTQPEHYARWSGAVLPSISLDVRPGGAWRATMATPDGSEFPLTGTYGEVVENERLEVIMDLPGGESTVMAVGLTADNGKTRIVLSQTCATAEARDMSEQGSGMLLDGLSAYVPTIS
- a CDS encoding class I SAM-dependent methyltransferase, translating into MKVRFPDAMETSLITLYGIAMDARIEPTILGDTMAAEAFEKIDYDFSWMRTRLSSPRSVRTKVALRAKHFDNWTAEFLAAHERATVLVLGAGLDTRVWRVDPGSEVHWFDVDLPPVIEARGKLFPQRENYRTIASSVTDPEWLEQIPTDRPVLVVAQGLVMYLEPAEGHALFRRITDRFPSGAVVLDTHNRLAVRTSNWMLKRRFGPSLMRWAIDDAHELERSNPRLQCTDTVSALSPALLEAVPPGAAPRGSAIVSRLTQLVPPVRDMSRYVRYEIVGT
- a CDS encoding VOC family protein — its product is MTVPTLAGIHHLKLPVRDLQRSADWYGEVLGYRVVIEFVEQGELAGLAMEQPDGGPPLALRLDPARAEAAAGFGYFGIGVPDYPRLTSLAARLDELGLRHGGVHRASEGWILPMLHDPDGHELGFYTHARHEDAPTGPHRVHDPGPNMRVEPMV
- a CDS encoding NUDIX domain-containing protein; translated protein: MRGNLFAVAVDLVVLTVRDGVLCVLLRERAAQPFAGERALPGGFVRGREDLLDAAGRELVEIGLAIDGHHLEQLASYAAPDRDPRGRVLTVGHLALVPDLPEPPGEGIWAPVDEAGTLAFDHKQILADGVERARAKLEYTTLAAAFCPAEFTISQLRRVYEAVWGTTPDPRNFSRKVTSTPGFLVPTGTKVSSGRGRPGQLFRRGPATALHPPMLRDQAWHEDP